GCCACCCCAGGGGGTTAATGGGGGACGTGGTCACCCTGAGGTCACCCTGGGGGCGTTAATGGGGGACACGGGCACCCTCAAGGTCACCCCAAGGTGTTAACAGGGGACACAGGCACCCCAAAGTCACCCTGAGGGTTTAAAGGGGGACATAGGCACCCCCAGCGTCACCCTGAGGGGTTAATGGGGGACATGGGCACCCCAAGGGGTTAATGGGAAGGACATGGCCACCCTGAGGGTCAGTGGGGGACACCCTGAGGAGTTAACAGGGGACACGGGCACCCCGAGACCACCTCAGGGGGTTAATGGGGGACACAGGCACCCCCAAGGTTACCCCAAGGGATTAACAGGGGGGACACGGGCACCCCCAAGGTCACCTCATGAGATTAACAGGGGACATGGGCACCCCAAGGTCACCCCAAGGGGTTAACAGGGGTGACATGGCCACCCCAAGGGGTTAATGGGGGACATGGGCACCTCCGTACCCCTGTTTCCTGGACCCCCAATGATTAAAgttggggggcagcagggcagggggacacCCAAGGGTGACCTGGGTGGGGACCCTCTGGATTTGGGGTCCCATGGGGGGTCCCCATGAGGGGTCTCAACAGCCCCCGCGTTCCCAGGGGTCCCTGAGCCCTCTTGTCCCCTGGGGGGTCCCCAtgggggatcccaacagctccCACCTTCCTGATGTGGCCCCACATGAGGGTCCCTGAGCCCCCTTGTCCCTttgtggggggtgtccccagggtgtccccatgcagGGTCCCTATGGCCCTGCACCTCCAGGGTGCCCTGCACGGGGTGGAGGGGGTGTCCTGGTGGTCCCCGAGCCCCCCCATTTCAGTGTCCCCACAGTCCCCAAGCCCCACGTGGGGTGTCCAGcgggtccccgctccccgccccctccctccgTGTCCCTTGGGTGTATGGGGACTGTGGGTGCTCCCTGCACCCCACAATCCCCACGGGGCGGGGTGAGGACTGTCCCCAAGCACCCTATGtgtcccccctcgcccccccacaGGCAGGCCCCAGGCTGGAGGGGCTACGAGGGCGAGCGCCCGGCTGCACCTGGGACTCGCTGCGCAACTCGGCGGGCGAGAAGATCGTGCAGCTGCGGAGTCACCcgctggcacccatgggtgcggGGGCCTGCGCCCTCCTCCAGGAGCTCTCCGAGGAGCAGAGCTTCGCCATCAGCTACCTCGACATCGGtgagcagccccccccccccacctcctcctcctcctcttcctccttctcctctttctctctgagCACCCCAACCCCAGCTCGGGGtgttgggggggttgttttgtaatggggggggtgttttggggtgacgGGGGGTGTATGGGtgcatgtgtccccccccccacagaTGCGCTGAGCCTCAGCGGGCTGCACCAGTGCTTGGTGGAACTCTCGACGCAACCGGCCACGGTGTGTCACGGCGCAGCCCCCTCCCGCGACGGCGCCCGCTCCCAGGCCGCCCGCAACGCCCTCCAGTACCTCCGCATCATGGCGGGGGCAAATAaaccccccctgcgcccccccatCCACCCACGACACCCCGGATGGACCCACGGACGCTCCCGATGGACCCACAGACTTGGATTCGCCGACCGACACGCGGAGTTTCTCCGGTGGGTACCCCCAAAGCCACCCACGGACACGCAGACAGACCCCCCCGTGCTGCGCccacggacagacggacagacgtggggcccccccccagcagagAGGAGCCCGGACAGACCTCAAGGCCCTGGGGGCACCCTCTGTCCtaccccccctccctcctcaacCACTGCCAGGGGGTGAGGAGGGTCCCCAGGTGCCAACCAGCCCCCCCGGGAATAAAGCTGGGGGGGGGTTTGTAAACTCCCCGCGTCGGTGTCtttttgggggggtgaggggggtgttggggggcagaAGGGGCGcaggtgccccccacccccctcacccccccaggGGCAAAACCAGAGCGAGCGTTAAGGGGGGGAGCGGCGCCAGTTTATTGGGGGACGGACGGACCCACGGACGGACTCGGGTGGACTCACGGACGGACTCAGGGACGGTTTTGCAGACAGACGGCTCCAGGgccggacagacggacggacggacggacggacggaggcTCAGCGGCGGCGGCCGAAACGCTGCGGCGTCGCCATGGTCCAGAACGGGGCGGCCGGAGGGTCCCAACTGCGGGGGCTGAGCCGGGCCGGggcccccccctgcagccccccgccCGAACCTGCCGCGGGGGACACGCAATGCTGGTACCCCCGGgcgggacggacggacggacagggatggggacggacggacagacggacatgGAGGGGGATGGAcggacagggatggggacggacagacagacggacatgGAGGGGATGGatggacagggatggggacagacgGACATGGGGGGAGGATGGAtggacagggatggggacggacagacagacggacatgGGGGAGGATGGAtggacagggatggggacggacggacagacggacatggaggatggatggacagggatggggacggacGACAGACGGACATGGAGGATGGACAGGGATGcactgggagggatggggacagaggagggggatccagagggatggagggggatggacagatggacagggGACAGGCACGACGGGGACAGACAGACGGAAGGGGACGGAGTCAGTGCCGGGGAGGGACGGGTGGGAACAGcgggatggatggacagacagatggataaACGGACTGAGGGACTTGGATGGGGGACAGACAGACCCGGGATGTTTGGGGACAGACTTGGGATATTTGGGGACAGACATGGGGCATttggggacagacagacatgggATATTTGGGGACAGACTTGGGATGGTTGGGGACAGACACAAGACATTTGGGGACAGACACGGGATGTTTGGGGACAGACATGGGACATTAGGGGACAGACACAGGATGTTTGGGGACAGACACGGGACATTTTGGGACAGACACAAGACATTTGGGGACAGAGACAGGATGTTTGGGGACAGACACGAGACATTTGGGGACAGACACAGGATGTTTGGGGACAGCACGAGACATTTGGGGACAGACATGGGACATTTGGGGATAGACTTGGGATGTTTGGGGACACAAACGGGACATTTGGGGACAGACACGGGACATTTGGGGACAGACACGAGGCGTTTGGGGACAGACACGGGACATTCTGGACAGATGGACACAAACGGGACCCCCCAGCACCGGCCAGGCCGCCCCCACTCGTCCCCTCTGGGTGTCCCCAAACCACCCGACTCCTTCCCCACCCCGGGGGGTCCCCaaacccctgggtgccccccccggtCCCGCTCACCTctgcggctggggggggggcccccgggctgcgggcggggcgCTGCAGGGAGCGGAGCAGCGCGctcagggcggcggcggcggccccgggggggcggcggcggccccgggggggcggcaACGACCTGTGAAACGGGgaggggaggatggggggggggtcacggcagccccgggacccccccaaaatCGAAAAGATCGTTGCTTCaaccctccccgcccccccccgcagcgccccgACGGCGCGGGCCGGGGCTCACCGGGGCCAGGCCGGGGTCGGTACCGGGGTCGGTGGCCCCGGGGCAGCAGCGGGCGGCGCGGAGGGTccccgccagcagcagcagcagcggcagccgccgccccgccatcgcccccgccgccgcccgccgccgccgccgctcttaTAACCGGGCCGGGCCACCGGCGGGCAGGGGGGGGGTGGTCCCGGGGGACCGGGAGATTGCGGGGATCAATcctggccccgccgccgccgggcgccgctAATGAAACTCATTTACCAGCCGCGACAGTCGCCAccggggacggacggacggacgggggcggccccgcacccccgcccctcccgggACCCTCAACCGGAGCCCTCGGGAGCGAGACCcgcccccacaccccccccccctcccccgggaccccccccccgaaCCGGGACTCCCCCGAAACCACGACCCCGCCTCCCCCCCGAGCCAGGgacccctccccggccccccccccccccgcccccgccggccgcggctCGTTGCCGCCACCCCGCGGCCTCGCCGCGCTCCTGCAGCCCCGACGGGGCGGCCCCGGCTCAGCCGCtcccgggaccccccccagctcGGGTCTCACCTACCCCCTCCCACCCAAAACCAGCTGAAATCGCCCCAAATCCTCAACCCGAGGGTCTCGCAGacccttaccccccccccccccaaacaacaaGCTCACCCGTTGTGTCGTGTCCTCCCCAGCTGATGGCTGAGGGTTGTGACAGCCCccactgacacccccccccccccgccctgtccccCAGGCACGGTGGCCCCGGGACAGGTGACACCGGCGttgtcccccccgtccccccccccaagCAGAAAGCGacagccaccagctcctgggtaatattttaatgttatatttGCAGCATAAATAAAAGGCACATTACATGTTTGGTACGAcgcggctgcgggggggggggggcggcggggggggacacgggacgaCGACAACATGTCCCCcctacgtgtgtgtgtgtgtgtgtgtcctgccCCGTGTCCCCGGGCCCCCGCGGGGGCTGTGAGGACCCGCTCACAGAGGcccggggtgggtgggggggtccctcggggcccggggggggggccgcgggaaGGGGGGGTTACAGCTAGAAAAACCGTTTCGTTGCGTAAGGAGCTGCGCATCCGTTCAGGAAGTTGATATATGTCTATATAGGTCTGTATATACTCAtagatatgtatttatttttattttttttttatagatacTACACCCTCGTGGTTACgctttttgggtttgtttttttttttttctttttttcctttttcttggctTCTTCCATTAATGATCGTCAAAGCTTGCTGTACCAAGCAGCtgaaggggttggggggggggaacgACACACAATACCCAGGACCCTCCTCCCGTGTCCCCAGGGACCATCGGGTCCCTCTGTCACCTCCTGGGCTCCTTTTGGGGCAGGAAAGTGGGAGTCcgtgggattggggggggggggccacgaAACTGGGGAGAAACCAGACAGAAACGGGTCCACAAGTCCCAAACTGACAAATTTCCCAGCTGAGCCATTGGAATTCAGAACCAAGGAGCCAGttgggcaggggggtgggaaggcGGCActgaacccccccaccccaatcctgagggagaggagggaggttCAGCGTCCCCCCGGGACGTGTTTTTCAGCCATTTGTTTCTATTCGACCTTCCAGCGACTAAAAATCCCGATTCCCGAGGGCCGATGCCACCGTCCAGCTCCAGCACGATCTAAACGGCACCTTCCAACCCAGCGGGGCTTTTGCAGGAGCCCCAGGGTCACTCTGTCCCCCAACAATGAGGTCCCGGGTGACCCCAACACTGCGACCGCAGAGTCGGGGTTCAGGGGACCCCACGGGAGCGACAGCGGCACCAACCGGGGTTCGGCGAAGGCAccgcggccccggggctggcagAGGTGCCCGACGAGGTGCTGAGCggcagccaccccccccccgggagcTGCTGAAAAGCAGGAGAAATCATCCGAGAGCAGAAATcgaggttattttttttttttttcggccCACCCAAAGTTGTCTGCGAAGTGTCTAAGCCAGAGTTGAACCAGCacgggagggaggagaagaaaaagcccCTTTCACCCTCGCCCGTCCTCACGGGCATCACCCACCTGCCAGAAAGTCCCTTTTCCCACCCAAAACCAAGCCCCGCCCCGCCACCAAACCCAAAGCACGTCCTACAGCCGCTGCCGCGCTGACCTAGAGCTGAAACCACCCTCCGAGAGAAGCgagggaggaggaaaagtggAGCAGAAACGCAGCAGCCGTTGAGCTCTCGGGAGCGGCTGGAAGGTCGCGGCGGGGATTTGAGCCCACGGGAGCGGCGCCGGCAGCTCGGCTCAGcgagaggagcccacactgagCCCGGCTTTTCCCTACGCGGGCAGCCCGACGTACCCACGCGTGGCTGCTCCGTGGcacggaggaggaagagctggtggGAACACGCTCTCTACGTGCCCTCCTCTGCCGAGAGCCCGGAGTCACCCCTTCAAAACCAAACCCGCTGGAAAAGCGACGGCCACTGGGACGTTCAGCTCCTCCTGAGGCTTAAGACCGGCTTAACGTGGGCTTTGTGAGCCAAGCAAGGGATGAAGCTCACCCTCGTGCCCTGAAGTGACATTTACGGCACCAGGGATGGCACCGGAGAATTCCCCCGTTGCctgaggctgggggggggtcttGGCTAAGGGTCATGTTGGGTTTTTCAGTCGCCTTCCTCATGGTGGGCTCAGCCTGGCGCCGGGGGGACGATTCCTCCTTCGCACCACCCGGCTCCCTCCCTGCAAGCGGGGAAGAGAAACAGGGACCTGAAACCTGCTCGGGCCCTGCGCTGGCAGCAGCGGGGCAGGTATCGGGGTACAACACACCCGGAGGGCCGCGGGAAAGCTGCAACcccgatttaaaaaaaaaaaaaaaaaaaaaaaattaaagtacgATCAAACGCTTGTTCCCTGATTATTGCTGCCCAGGTTTGGAGCTTTTACAACTGCGTTTTCACGGGTTTGTGGATTTTTCAAGGCACTAAGCACTCGTAGGCGGAGGGGAGCCGAGGCGGGGGGGTGCTGGAGCGGGGCAGCACCAGGAGCACCGAGGGACGGGGAGAAAAATCGCTCTCGGCATcgtccccctcatccccagcaAGGCCCGAGCCAGCGCGGGGCTCCCGGGGCCGGCCCCTGCCGTGGGCCGCAGGCAGGTCGCCGGCAGCCTGGGCCATCTCGGCTCTCCGGTCCCACAGAACTGGGTGGCTTTTAGTCCCTAAGGGTGAAAAGAAGGGGTCGGGGAAGCTGCTGCATTCAATCCGATCTGCGGCCTCTCCGCTGTCACCCTTCGCCAGCGAAGCCACCGGCTGCTCCTCGCCTCTGcctcacccccccacacacaccctgaCGCCAAGGAAGCAAACAAGGGATCAGCCCAGAGCTcgattcctcctttctctcttctctcaaCGAACACTTTTCCTCGACAGCCGGGGTTTTTCTGCGGAGCTGAACGCTGGGCGAGCCTAGGAGGAGCTGGTGAGCTACTGCTGGCGCTGCTGCTCGCTCCCCGCACCAAGGGACAGGGACCCAACGGCTGCCGGGTGATGAAGCAAATATGTTTACAACACATTTTTGTCATTCCTGCTGTTGCCagacaaaggaagagagagagacacTTGTTTCAAAGCCCCCCTGAAGCAAACGGAGCAGAGTTGAAGACCAGAGCAAAGCTCTTGGCTGCAAGACGGGTTGTTTTCACACCTCTTAGGAGCGCGCAAAGGAGCGCGCGGTTTTCTGCCGTTCCCTGTAGCAGCTCCACAACCTGCATCCACCAGCAGCTCCAAGAGAGGAAGCAGAGCCGGGCTGGTTCTTGTGGCTCCTGCAAACCCTCTGCCTTAGATCCTGGCCCCCCAGAAAGGCCCTGATCCCCCGCTGTGCCTCACCTGGCTGAAACCCCTTTTTGTCCAGGTCGCGCGGCTTTAAGACGtgacaaacccccccccccaccccgccccgtgTCCTATTCCGAGAGCTCGCTCTCACTGCAAACCCACACCGTGTTGGGACAGCAAGAGCCAAACCATCTCCCTGCACTGAGACTCTGCCCAAACGGCTTTAGAGAAACTAAAAGGCGGGTCCTGGGGGGCTACGCAGGATCTGAACCAGAAGTGCAAACTGCCGAGGCCAGAAGTGACCCTGCTCACGCCCAAGACGACTCTCGAGACGAGCAAGAGAAACCAGGAGAGCACGAGAGCAGCACCGCGTGGAGAAGtcaagaaaaacctgaaaaagaggggagggggagaagacaGATCCCATCGATAGTAAAAACCAACAAACTGCTGAACTTCCCCATCCATAACGGGAGCAGGTTTCTTGCTCAGActttgctttgggttttgctGTCCCTGGAAACCTCCCAAGTCTGGATAAGCCAAACGAAATCACTTTGACAAACAAACTTGGCTCAAAAGTGGCGAGTGCAACCTGAGGTGGGCGAGAGCTCAGGTGAGGAGGGACCTCCCGAGAAGGTGAGGAAGAGCGAGGGCCGACGCAGCTCCACAGACTTTGACGAGGTTCCTGCTCAGAGCCCCAACAACGCCCCTTCCCGTTTCCAGACTATCGACTCCAGTcgcccgcccggggccggcggcggccgtggGAATCACACACAGACACGCGCGCGTGCGCTCCGCCCGCCCGGCAAGAAAACAGACCCGGTTCCAAGCGTGTCAACATCGAGGCTGGGTTTTGAACCTGCCCTACGAAACTGGAAGCTCTGTGAATCCTGTGT
The window above is part of the Strix uralensis isolate ZFMK-TIS-50842 chromosome 33, bStrUra1, whole genome shotgun sequence genome. Proteins encoded here:
- the TARBP2 gene encoding LOW QUALITY PROTEIN: RISC-loading complex subunit TARBP2 (The sequence of the model RefSeq protein was modified relative to this genomic sequence to represent the inferred CDS: inserted 1 base in 1 codon), translated to MVFPILGAAEPFWGWPCPFGAWQCLFWGWQLLSGRSSPRFRGGRWPCPPQTPTFVCPPPQELVVQKGWRLPEYTVTQESGPAHRKEFTMTCRXERFVEIGSGTSKKLAKRNAAAKMLVRIHNVPMEPREGSEAEVEEDQFSMAGPRLEGLRGRAPGCTWDSLRNSAGEKIVQLRSHPLAPMGAGACALLQELSEEQSFAISYLDIDALSLSGLHQCLVELSTQPATVCHGAAPSRDGARSQAARNALQYLRIMAGANKPPLRPPIHPRHPGWTHGRSRWTHRLGFADRHAEFLRRLQGRTDGRTDGRTEAQRRRPKRCGVAMVQNGAAGGSQLRGLSRAGAPPCSPPPEPAAGDTQCWYPRAGRTDGQGWGRTDRRTWRGMDGQGWGRTDRRTWRGWMDRDGDRRTWGEDGWTGMGTDRQTDMGEDGWTGMGTDGQTDMEDGWTGMGTDDRRTWRMDRDALGGMGTEEGDPEGWRGMDRWTGDRHDGDRQTEGDGVSAGEGRVGTAGWMDRQMDKRTEGLGWGTDRPGMFGDRLGIFGDRHGAFGDRQTWDIWGQTWDGWGQTQDIWGQTRDVWGQTWDIRGQTQDVWGQTRDILGQTQDIWGQRQDVWGQTRDIWGQTQDVWGQHETFGDRHGTFGDRLGMFGDTNGTFGDRHGTFGDRHEAFGDRHGTFWTDGHKRDPPAPARPPPLVPSGCPQTTRLLPHPGGSPNPWVPPPVPLTSAAGGGAPGLRAGRCRERSSALRAAAAAPGGRRRPRGGGNDL